A window of Campylobacter pinnipediorum subsp. pinnipediorum contains these coding sequences:
- a CDS encoding LPS-assembly protein LptD, translating to MYRKIFLFCAVNFSLFAATQNFEFLADNISHKDGVIVADKNVVVYSQAYLITADKAIYDQKNQIVELFGNVNMMKGAGEISRSNYAKLNLKNNDLDLKSLFMMNKDMEIWLKSDQSNSDSKYYTIKQATVSSCNVNDPDWSISASSTKLNRQSKFLHMFNPVFRIGNIPVFYLPYFGFSIDKHRRSGLLTPEVGYRKKEGIYYKQPIYFAPYDEWDFQLDPQIRTLRGAGLYSGLRFVDSEYSNGAIDFGFFNDKESYRRNQINTNSNNSELKNKLHKGIEVKYNRDNLFKNYFDSTLQEGFLLDATVLNDIEYLNLQGKNEDYDSLVTSKLNYYISGDENYFGIYSNYYIDTEKIGNKNGNKDTLQELPSLQYHKFLTDLWIPNILYSVDLQSHRYDRKIGVSAVQNELNIPLSLNIPLFDDYFTFSFYNNFYATSINYNNKINSRLNKNNDLSNQYVNIEHRFDIHSDLAKTYDNFFHTINYGVEYIVPGYKKGDLSEDFIYDEDSVAYENFLYKQEREQELRMYLTQYFYTSNGRKILKHSISQGKYIKDSKYGDLKNSIFLYPFSNLSLYNKLEYSHTDDKIRTIHSGINYTGDIFSLNLNHTLKNNINFQKDSYLTSSASINLLRYYKLSGSWQYDLQNNKTKMWRAGLNHNRKCWNYNFVYQRDIEPVTTSSGSATKKTDGFYLYVNFYPMGGVHYDFSIEHDSTGNR from the coding sequence ATGTATCGTAAGATTTTTTTGTTTTGTGCCGTTAATTTTAGTTTGTTTGCAGCTACTCAAAATTTTGAATTTTTAGCAGATAATATTTCTCATAAAGATGGTGTGATTGTTGCTGATAAAAATGTGGTTGTCTATTCTCAGGCATATTTAATAACGGCAGATAAAGCCATATATGATCAAAAAAATCAAATAGTTGAGCTTTTTGGTAATGTAAATATGATGAAAGGCGCTGGAGAAATTTCTAGATCGAATTATGCAAAATTAAATTTAAAAAATAATGATTTAGATCTTAAGTCGCTTTTTATGATGAATAAAGATATGGAAATTTGGCTAAAAAGTGATCAAAGCAACTCAGATAGTAAATACTATACAATAAAACAAGCTACTGTGTCTAGCTGTAATGTTAATGATCCTGATTGGAGTATTAGCGCTTCAAGCACCAAACTAAATAGACAGAGTAAATTTTTACATATGTTTAACCCTGTTTTTAGAATAGGAAATATACCTGTTTTTTATCTTCCTTATTTTGGTTTTAGCATTGATAAACATAGGCGTAGCGGTCTTTTGACTCCTGAAGTAGGGTATAGAAAAAAAGAGGGAATTTATTATAAACAGCCTATATATTTTGCTCCTTATGATGAGTGGGATTTTCAGCTAGATCCACAAATTAGAACTTTAAGAGGCGCTGGTCTTTATTCTGGATTGAGATTTGTTGATTCTGAGTATTCAAACGGGGCTATAGATTTTGGTTTTTTCAATGATAAAGAGAGTTATAGGCGAAATCAAATAAATACCAACTCTAACAATTCTGAATTAAAAAATAAACTTCATAAAGGTATCGAAGTTAAATATAATAGGGATAATTTATTTAAAAATTATTTTGACTCCACATTGCAAGAAGGATTTTTACTTGATGCAACTGTTTTAAATGATATAGAATATCTTAATTTACAGGGTAAAAATGAAGATTATGATTCGCTTGTAACATCTAAATTAAACTATTATATATCTGGTGATGAAAATTATTTTGGAATTTACTCAAATTATTATATAGATACTGAAAAGATAGGAAATAAAAATGGCAATAAAGATACTTTGCAAGAGTTGCCATCTTTGCAATATCATAAATTTTTAACCGATCTTTGGATTCCAAATATATTATATTCTGTTGATTTGCAGTCTCATAGATATGATAGAAAAATAGGCGTAAGTGCTGTTCAGAATGAGCTAAATATTCCATTATCTTTAAATATTCCATTATTTGATGATTATTTTACATTTTCTTTTTATAATAATTTTTATGCAACAAGTATAAATTATAATAATAAGATAAACTCTAGACTAAACAAGAACAATGATTTAAGTAATCAATATGTTAATATAGAACATAGATTTGACATTCACTCAGACTTGGCAAAAACGTATGATAACTTTTTTCATACAATAAATTATGGTGTTGAGTATATAGTTCCTGGCTATAAAAAAGGTGATTTGTCAGAAGATTTTATCTATGATGAGGATAGTGTTGCTTATGAAAATTTCTTGTATAAACAAGAAAGAGAACAAGAACTTAGAATGTATTTAACACAATATTTTTATACTTCAAACGGAAGAAAAATTTTAAAACATAGTATATCTCAGGGTAAATATATAAAAGATTCTAAATATGGAGATTTAAAAAATAGTATATTTTTATATCCATTCTCAAATTTATCGCTTTATAATAAGCTTGAATATTCGCATACAGACGATAAGATTAGAACCATACATTCTGGTATAAATTATACTGGAGATATTTTTTCTTTAAATCTTAATCATACATTGAAAAATAACATAAACTTTCAAAAAGATAGTTATTTGACTTCCTCTGCATCTATAAATTTACTTAGATACTATAAGCTATCTGGTTCTTGGCAGTATGATTTGCAAAATAATAAAACAAAGATGTGGAGAGCAGGTTTAAATCACAATAGAAAATGCTGGAATTATAATTTTGTATATCAAAGAGATATAGAACCAGTTACAACAAGCTCAGGTTCGGCTACTAAAAAAACAGATGGTTTTTATCTTTATGTTAATTTTTATCCAATGGGTGGCGTTCATTATGATTTTTCTATCGAGCATGATTCTACAGGAAATAGATGA
- a CDS encoding RDD family protein: protein MSDSLELRLEKENIKIASIAKRSVAFGIDEILVSVLFMVVFYDYFKLYDDPQDMVNAISKIALQYVLIRFIYQTFFVWYYGATIGKISVKIACVDIEYFDKPKFIPSVIRALVRNISESAFYLGFIWAFGNPVKQTWQDKLSKTVVIDVS, encoded by the coding sequence ATGAGCGATAGCTTAGAGCTTAGATTAGAAAAAGAAAATATAAAAATAGCTAGCATAGCTAAGAGATCTGTAGCTTTTGGTATAGATGAAATTTTAGTTAGTGTTTTATTTATGGTTGTATTTTACGATTATTTTAAACTTTATGATGATCCTCAAGATATGGTTAATGCTATATCAAAAATAGCTTTACAATATGTTTTGATTCGTTTTATTTATCAGACATTTTTTGTGTGGTATTATGGCGCTACTATCGGAAAGATTTCTGTTAAAATAGCATGTGTTGATATAGAGTATTTTGATAAGCCAAAATTTATACCAAGCGTAATCAGGGCTTTGGTTAGAAATATAAGCGAAAGTGCCTTCTATCTTGGTTTTATATGGGCTTTTGGAAATCCAGTTAAGCAAACATGGCAAGATAAGCTGTCAAAGACGGTGGTTATAGATGTATCGTAA
- the purD gene encoding phosphoribosylamine--glycine ligase gives MKILIIGSGGREYSIALKLKEEKNIESIYFAPGNGATSRIGQNLDIKDYKDLAKFAQENKIDLTIVGPEAPLSDGVVDIFKTYNLNIFGPSKKAARLESSKAYMKDFLAKNNIKTAKYLNTDNKDEAYKFIDEFKTPLVVKADGLCAGKGVIICQDHQEAKNAVDDMLSGSSFGDAGKRVIIEEYLDGFELSFFAICDGKNFVSLPVAQDHKRLLDNDEGPNTGGMGAYAPSPLANKNLIKKIEEEVVKPTLVGMQNENEPFCGVLFVGVMVVENEPYVLEFNVRFGDPECEVLMPLIDENLSELLLDASKGKLKDIKLKDNYAVGVVMASEKYPYSSSKKEKIDVKQIPQNTHIVYAGVSEIDGELYADGGRVLVCIGYGKNINEAAKNAYLLCDNISFNGMQYRKDIAWQVLNER, from the coding sequence ATGAAAATCCTGATAATCGGAAGCGGCGGTAGAGAATACTCTATCGCCTTAAAACTCAAAGAAGAAAAAAATATAGAAAGTATATATTTTGCACCAGGAAATGGAGCTACTTCTAGAATTGGTCAAAATTTAGATATAAAAGATTACAAAGATTTGGCTAAATTTGCACAAGAAAACAAAATAGATCTTACAATAGTTGGCCCAGAAGCACCACTTAGTGATGGAGTGGTTGATATCTTTAAAACATACAATCTTAACATTTTTGGACCAAGTAAAAAAGCTGCTAGACTAGAGTCTAGCAAGGCTTATATGAAAGACTTTTTGGCAAAAAACAATATAAAAACAGCAAAGTATTTAAATACAGACAACAAAGATGAGGCTTATAAATTTATAGATGAATTCAAAACACCATTAGTTGTAAAAGCTGATGGTCTTTGTGCTGGAAAAGGTGTTATTATATGCCAAGATCATCAAGAAGCCAAAAATGCGGTTGATGATATGCTTAGTGGTAGTAGTTTTGGTGATGCTGGAAAAAGAGTTATCATTGAAGAGTATTTGGATGGATTTGAGCTTAGTTTTTTTGCTATCTGTGATGGTAAGAATTTTGTAAGTTTGCCTGTAGCTCAAGATCACAAAAGACTGCTAGATAACGACGAAGGCCCAAATACTGGTGGTATGGGAGCTTATGCACCTAGTCCGCTTGCTAATAAAAATTTAATTAAAAAAATAGAAGAAGAGGTAGTAAAACCAACTCTTGTTGGTATGCAAAACGAAAACGAACCTTTTTGTGGGGTATTGTTTGTTGGTGTAATGGTTGTTGAAAATGAGCCTTATGTGCTTGAGTTTAATGTTCGTTTTGGCGATCCTGAATGTGAGGTTTTGATGCCTTTGATAGATGAAAATTTGAGCGAATTGTTGCTTGATGCATCTAAAGGAAAATTAAAAGATATAAAACTAAAAGATAATTATGCTGTTGGTGTTGTGATGGCAAGTGAAAAATATCCATATTCTAGTTCTAAAAAAGAAAAAATAGATGTAAAACAAATTCCTCAAAATACACATATTGTATATGCTGGAGTAAGTGAAATAGATGGTGAATTATATGCTGATGGTGGTAGGGTTTTAGTCTGTATTGGTTATGGAAAAAATATAAATGAAGCAGCTAAGAATGCATATTTACTTTGCGATAATATAAGCTTTAATGGTATGCAATATCGTAAAGATATAGCATGGCAGGTGCTAAATGAGCGATAG
- a CDS encoding uroporphyrinogen-III synthase → MIYLVGSSLEFDGVKTLVLNEIRLAKLELDLNSFDCLILTSKNSIKSLEFNNIKPSENIEVFVIGEATYSRALKFGFKKIYTSKNSHGNEFGIEILPFLKSKKVLYLRAKKVVSNIFDFLNQNKIDIKYVVAYENISKIVDLKQKPTKNSIIIFTSPSSVDNFIMNFGWDESYKAICIGNTTANRINFTKKITISKKQTINSCIELAKTLL, encoded by the coding sequence ATGATTTACTTAGTTGGTTCATCTTTAGAATTTGACGGTGTTAAAACTCTTGTTTTAAATGAGATAAGGCTTGCTAAGCTTGAACTTGATTTAAACTCATTTGATTGTTTGATATTAACATCAAAAAATAGTATAAAATCACTTGAATTTAACAATATAAAGCCAAGTGAAAATATAGAAGTTTTTGTTATAGGTGAAGCAACTTATAGTCGTGCTTTGAAATTTGGTTTTAAAAAAATATATACATCTAAAAATTCACATGGAAATGAATTTGGTATAGAAATTTTACCTTTTTTAAAATCAAAAAAAGTACTTTATCTAAGAGCAAAAAAGGTTGTTTCAAATATTTTTGATTTTTTAAATCAAAATAAAATAGATATAAAGTATGTGGTTGCTTATGAGAATATTTCTAAAATTGTAGATTTAAAACAAAAACCAACAAAAAATAGTATTATTATTTTTACTTCTCCATCAAGTGTTGATAATTTTATTATGAATTTTGGTTGGGATGAATCATATAAGGCTATTTGTATTGGAAATACAACTGCAAATAGAATAAATTTTACAAAAAAAATAACAATATCAAAAAAACAAACAATAAATTCTTGTATAGAGCTTGCTAAAACATTACTTTAA
- a CDS encoding SPFH domain-containing protein has product MNIDPIVFSVIIIALIVILFSKMFKIVPQSNVYIVERLGKYNRTLESGLNFIIPILDKVRVELSIKEEILNIPKQQVITKDNVNISVDGIVYLAVFDPKLAVYNVGNYVKAISNLAMTTLRGEIGSLNLDDTLSSRDKLNASLQIALGDPAANWGVKITRIEISEISVPHEIEESMNLQMKAEREKRAIELNAQAEKEALIRKAEAFKQQQVLEAEAIERMADAKKYEQITIANAQKESMDMLNESLSKNHMAAEFLLAKDRIQAFNKLASSPSKDKVIVPYEVTELIGSLSLFKDFIKNQKD; this is encoded by the coding sequence ATGAATATAGATCCTATTGTATTTTCTGTTATTATAATAGCTTTAATAGTTATATTGTTTAGCAAAATGTTTAAGATTGTTCCGCAATCTAATGTTTATATAGTAGAAAGATTAGGAAAATATAATAGAACTCTTGAAAGTGGTTTGAATTTTATTATTCCTATACTTGATAAAGTAAGGGTGGAGCTTTCTATAAAAGAAGAGATCTTAAATATCCCTAAACAACAAGTTATCACAAAAGATAATGTTAATATTTCTGTTGATGGTATAGTCTATCTTGCTGTTTTTGATCCAAAACTCGCTGTTTATAATGTAGGAAATTATGTTAAAGCTATTTCAAATCTTGCTATGACCACACTTAGGGGGGAGATAGGTTCTTTAAATTTGGATGATACGTTAAGCTCAAGAGATAAGCTTAATGCATCTTTGCAAATAGCATTAGGAGATCCTGCTGCAAACTGGGGAGTTAAAATAACTCGCATAGAGATATCTGAGATATCTGTTCCTCACGAAATAGAAGAGTCAATGAATTTACAGATGAAAGCCGAGAGAGAAAAACGAGCCATAGAGCTAAATGCTCAGGCTGAAAAAGAGGCTCTTATAAGAAAAGCTGAGGCTTTTAAGCAACAGCAGGTTTTAGAGGCTGAGGCTATAGAAAGAATGGCGGATGCTAAAAAATACGAACAGATAACTATCGCAAATGCACAAAAAGAGAGTATGGATATGCTTAATGAAAGCTTATCTAAAAATCATATGGCAGCTGAGTTTTTACTTGCAAAAGATAGAATACAAGCTTTTAACAAACTAGCAAGCAGCCCATCTAAAGACAAGGTTATTGTGCCTTATGAGGTTACAGAACTTATAGGTTCGCTTAGTTTGTTTAAAGATTTTATTAAAAACCAAAAAGATTAA
- a CDS encoding multiheme c-type cytochrome: MLKKVAILLACILSFSLASSDSNETSVKLNLVKNIKISHKMTEMSKKCVECHAEKTPGVVADWKQSRHSHAGVTCVDCHSVNADSPMASAKVHPKGSDNHISMLVSPKTCAKCHAEEVKQFEESGHARGAMQMYAKPGMVKLMYHYEGADHPDLKMSPDTTGCAMCHGSIIKLDANKKPTPETWPTYGIGTVYPDGGVGGCKSCHTMHKFSVAEARKPAACASCHLGPDHPDIEIFNNSKHGHIFNSEGHTWNYDSAPDTWEVPDFRAPTCSACHMSGVGETVTTHNISKRLKYNLWAPRSNLRTAGNDKAVEEFRKTGKLNIGTALAGHPEGPEAARAEMKLVCKSCHSTTSTDNFFTMADKHVELYNVYFDEAKKMLDDLKSKKLLLEDEWSDEFQEIYYHLWHHEGRRMRQGALMNGPDYAHWHGVFEVKNDIRKLRKIYKERIETGKIH, translated from the coding sequence ATGCTTAAAAAAGTTGCTATATTATTAGCCTGTATTTTATCGTTCTCTCTTGCAAGTTCTGATTCAAATGAAACCTCTGTAAAATTAAATCTTGTAAAGAACATAAAAATAAGTCATAAAATGACAGAAATGTCAAAAAAATGTGTTGAGTGTCACGCAGAAAAAACACCTGGAGTTGTAGCTGACTGGAAACAAAGTCGTCACTCTCATGCTGGTGTTACCTGTGTTGATTGTCACTCTGTAAATGCCGATAGCCCTATGGCATCTGCAAAAGTTCATCCTAAAGGTTCTGATAATCATATCTCTATGTTAGTAAGTCCAAAAACCTGTGCAAAATGTCATGCTGAAGAGGTAAAACAGTTTGAAGAGAGCGGACATGCTAGAGGTGCTATGCAAATGTATGCAAAACCTGGAATGGTTAAATTAATGTATCATTATGAAGGTGCCGATCATCCTGACTTAAAGATGTCTCCAGACACTACTGGTTGTGCTATGTGTCACGGAAGTATAATAAAACTTGATGCAAATAAAAAACCAACACCAGAAACATGGCCTACATATGGTATAGGTACTGTTTATCCTGATGGTGGGGTAGGCGGATGTAAATCTTGTCATACTATGCATAAATTTAGTGTTGCTGAAGCTAGAAAACCAGCTGCTTGCGCATCTTGTCACCTAGGGCCTGATCATCCAGATATAGAGATATTTAATAACTCAAAACATGGTCATATATTTAACTCTGAAGGACATACTTGGAATTATGATAGCGCACCTGATACTTGGGAAGTACCTGATTTTAGAGCTCCTACTTGTTCGGCTTGCCATATGAGTGGTGTTGGCGAAACTGTTACAACTCACAATATTTCAAAAAGACTAAAATATAACCTTTGGGCTCCAAGATCAAATCTTAGAACAGCTGGAAATGATAAAGCCGTTGAAGAGTTTAGAAAAACAGGAAAACTTAATATAGGAACTGCTCTTGCTGGACACCCAGAAGGTCCTGAAGCTGCTAGAGCAGAGATGAAACTTGTTTGTAAGTCTTGTCACTCTACTACAAGCACAGATAATTTCTTTACTATGGCTGATAAGCATGTTGAGTTGTATAATGTTTATTTTGATGAAGCTAAGAAAATGTTAGATGATTTGAAATCTAAAAAATTATTATTAGAAGATGAGTGGTCAGATGAGTTCCAAGAAATTTATTATCACTTATGGCACCATGAAGGTCGTCGTATGAGACAAGGTGCTTTGATGAATGGACCTGATTATGCTCACTGGCATGGGGTTTTTGAAGTCAAAAATGACATAAGAAAACTTAGAAAAATATATAAAGAAAGAATAGAAACTGGTAAAATTCACTAA
- a CDS encoding cytochrome c3 family protein has translation MTKNKKKVFVLSSIIIGIFIGLISSMGIADVLHATGSGYTCTMCHTMDAMNAAYNEDTHGGRNKLGIKAECSACHLDHTSAYTYVLTKIKVSINDGYKTFFTNTDKIDWRKKREHASHFVYDSGCMTCHSNLKNVIQSGKAFLPHRDYFVLGNKNNKTCVECHKNVGHKNLGLQIDKFEKIKLEKQSRKE, from the coding sequence TTGACAAAAAACAAAAAAAAAGTTTTTGTTTTATCTTCCATTATAATAGGTATTTTTATAGGTCTAATTTCTTCTATGGGTATAGCTGATGTATTGCATGCTACCGGAAGCGGATATACCTGTACCATGTGCCATACTATGGATGCTATGAATGCTGCATATAATGAAGACACTCATGGCGGAAGAAATAAGCTAGGTATAAAAGCAGAATGTTCAGCCTGTCACCTTGATCATACGAGTGCATATACTTATGTGTTAACAAAAATTAAAGTTTCTATCAATGACGGTTATAAAACTTTTTTTACCAATACAGACAAAATAGATTGGCGTAAAAAAAGAGAACATGCTTCACATTTTGTTTATGATAGTGGATGTATGACCTGTCACTCGAATTTAAAAAACGTTATTCAGTCTGGAAAAGCATTTTTGCCGCATAGGGATTATTTTGTTCTCGGAAACAAGAATAATAAAACATGTGTTGAATGCCATAAAAATGTAGGACATAAAAATCTAGGATTACAAATAGATAAATTTGAAAAAATAAAATTAGAAAAACAAAGTAGAAAGGAGTAG
- a CDS encoding Crp/Fnr family transcriptional regulator, which produces MLRKIPIFSNLKDDELSRLKDIAIIKKYKKGEFLFMEGDDPRWLIYLLSGSVKLYKNSPKGKEIFLHQLSPMNFVAELANFENIKYPANAVFSVSGEVLKIDYSKFRDEFLINPKISIEIIKSLSEKLKITSDILHQELVLNSEARVARFIVEHEDLFNELKYIKISSILNITPETFSRILNKFKTSNLIKFDNSNNLIFKDDEALIDIYDC; this is translated from the coding sequence ATGTTAAGAAAAATACCTATTTTTAGTAATTTAAAAGATGATGAGTTGTCTAGATTAAAAGACATAGCGATTATTAAAAAATACAAAAAAGGTGAGTTTTTATTTATGGAAGGAGATGATCCTAGATGGTTAATTTACTTACTTTCCGGCTCTGTTAAGCTTTATAAAAATAGCCCAAAGGGCAAAGAAATTTTTTTACATCAATTGTCTCCAATGAATTTTGTTGCAGAACTTGCAAATTTTGAAAATATTAAATATCCAGCAAATGCAGTTTTTTCAGTTTCCGGAGAAGTTTTGAAGATTGATTATTCTAAATTTCGTGATGAATTTTTAATAAATCCTAAAATTTCAATTGAAATCATTAAATCTTTATCCGAAAAATTAAAAATAACAAGCGATATACTACATCAAGAATTAGTTTTAAACTCAGAAGCAAGAGTTGCTAGGTTTATAGTTGAGCATGAAGATTTATTTAATGAATTAAAATATATAAAGATATCTTCTATATTAAATATAACTCCTGAAACTTTTTCTAGAATTTTAAATAAATTTAAAACTTCTAATTTAATTAAATTTGATAATAGTAATAATTTGATTTTTAAGGACGATGAAGCTTTAATTGACATTTATGATTGCTAA
- the mscL gene encoding large-conductance mechanosensitive channel protein MscL, with the protein MSFLKEFKDFAVKGNVVDMAIGVIIGAAFGKIVSSLVSDIIMPVVGFLTGGVNFYDLKFIIKESIGDAPAVTINYGNFIQTTVDFLIIALCIFCVVKSINSFKKKEKPALEKPAQIPPDIVLLTEIRDLLKK; encoded by the coding sequence TTGAGTTTTTTAAAAGAATTTAAAGATTTTGCCGTTAAAGGTAATGTTGTTGATATGGCTATTGGTGTTATTATTGGTGCTGCTTTTGGAAAGATAGTCTCATCATTAGTATCTGATATCATAATGCCAGTAGTTGGTTTTTTGACAGGCGGGGTTAATTTTTATGATTTAAAATTTATTATAAAAGAATCTATCGGAGATGCTCCAGCAGTAACTATAAATTATGGAAATTTTATACAAACTACGGTTGATTTTTTAATAATTGCTTTATGTATTTTTTGTGTTGTAAAATCTATAAATTCATTTAAGAAAAAAGAAAAACCAGCTCTAGAAAAACCAGCTCAAATACCACCCGATATAGTTTTGCTTACAGAAATAAGAGATCTTTTAAAAAAATAA
- a CDS encoding glutamate--tRNA ligase family protein — protein MYCFAKSSIEDMHIEDLRLAIFNYIYSKKYKKEFLIKLENSNNQQNLKNKEKDIIEFLAKFGIIIKQIFTQNHNLKFHRQLASKLLIDKKAFVCFCSEEDIKHKKEQAKQKNKIYSYDGTCEKMSNVEVLGCEKPFVVRLKRPEKTKSFTDSIQGKINFSPDEIDDFVIIKKDKTPSFDFACAIDDMFQDTSFIIDQENNKLNTSRQNLIRQYLGYKKQMNYTHLPKILNKDDIQSVKSMLDDGFMPEALLNYLILLGNKTPKEIFTLQEAIHWFDITKLSNKHINFDIDKLKKINQEHIKLASDLRLNELLGLDKSYNNLIRFYANKISLLTKIKEKIEKIYSKKIAPTEFNKEFKILREAIKNLNIELETFDEFKNKLMQITKLTGESFITPLTVLLTSETQNSELNELYPLIKKDLKKITQ, from the coding sequence ATGTATTGTTTTGCAAAATCTTCAATAGAAGATATGCATATAGAAGATTTACGATTAGCGATATTTAATTATATATATTCAAAAAAATACAAAAAAGAATTTCTAATAAAGTTAGAAAATTCAAACAACCAACAAAACCTAAAAAACAAAGAAAAAGATATAATAGAATTTTTAGCTAAATTTGGAATAATTATAAAACAAATTTTTACACAAAATCACAATTTAAAATTTCATAGACAACTAGCATCAAAACTACTAATAGATAAAAAAGCCTTTGTTTGTTTTTGCTCAGAAGAAGATATAAAACACAAAAAAGAACAAGCAAAGCAAAAAAATAAAATTTATAGCTATGACGGCACTTGCGAAAAAATGAGTAATGTTGAAGTTTTGGGGTGCGAAAAGCCCTTTGTTGTAAGACTAAAAAGACCAGAAAAGACAAAATCTTTTACAGATAGCATACAAGGTAAAATTAATTTTAGCCCAGATGAAATTGATGATTTTGTAATAATAAAAAAAGACAAAACTCCTAGTTTTGATTTTGCTTGCGCTATAGATGATATGTTTCAAGACACAAGCTTTATAATAGACCAAGAAAACAACAAATTAAACACATCAAGACAAAACCTAATAAGACAATACCTAGGATATAAAAAACAAATGAACTATACTCATTTACCAAAAATACTAAACAAAGATGATATCCAAAGTGTAAAATCAATGCTAGATGATGGTTTTATGCCAGAAGCCCTGTTAAACTATCTAATCTTATTAGGAAACAAAACTCCAAAAGAAATTTTTACACTCCAAGAAGCGATTCATTGGTTTGATATAACAAAACTTTCCAACAAGCACATAAATTTTGATATAGATAAACTTAAAAAAATAAATCAAGAACATATAAAACTAGCAAGCGATTTGAGACTAAATGAACTTTTAGGGCTTGATAAATCTTATAATAATTTAATTCGTTTTTATGCAAACAAAATATCACTTTTAACAAAAATAAAAGAAAAAATAGAAAAAATTTATTCAAAAAAGATAGCTCCAACGGAGTTTAATAAGGAGTTTAAAATATTAAGAGAAGCTATAAAAAACCTAAATATAGAGCTTGAAACATTTGATGAGTTTAAAAACAAACTTATGCAAATCACAAAACTAACAGGCGAAAGTTTTATAACCCCACTTACAGTTTTACTCACATCAGAAACACAAAATTCTGAATTAAATGAGTTATACCCATTAATAAAAAAAGATTTAAAGAAGATTACACAATGA
- a CDS encoding YggT family protein codes for MILSTFISALANILHSIIQIYIWVVIISALISWVRPDPYNPIVQLLARLTEPVYGFIRRFIPTVFGGIDITPIVLLLALQFIDLFFIRLLFAFAASV; via the coding sequence ATGATACTTTCAACATTTATATCAGCACTTGCAAATATACTGCACTCAATCATTCAAATATACATTTGGGTTGTTATAATATCAGCCTTAATTAGCTGGGTTAGACCTGACCCTTACAATCCAATAGTTCAACTATTAGCAAGACTAACAGAGCCTGTTTATGGGTTTATAAGAAGATTTATCCCAACCGTTTTTGGCGGCATAGACATAACACCTATCGTTTTACTATTAGCTCTTCAATTCATTGATTTATTTTTTATAAGGTTGCTTTTTGCTTTTGCTGCGTCTGTTTAG